CTGTTTGCAGCAAAGTTGGGAGAGCCTTCAGAGTCAAAAGACTTTAGCCAAGGTCACAATGCAGTACTAATGACTGGAGTGTTAGCCAGATATCTGACATTCTAACAACTAGTTTATATCCAAAGAGTAGGAAATTTAGCAAGAAAACAGTTGGAGATTCGAGTTCCCATACAACAGTTAAGATATACGAAATACAAACAAATGGTGAAAAGATGGATATACGTTTTACAACAAAGATCAATTGGAATTGAACAACATAAATGGAGAACATCAGTTGCTGGATTTTCCCAATGGGGTATTGCTCCAAAGAAGAGATTTACGAACTCACTACTCGTCTCTATTGCTACTGCTCAGTGTAGAGTAGGTTCATCAGACAATATCAGGGCATATCATGGTAAAACATGTCTCAGGTGCAGCCacttgaagagaaaataaacgtTGCAAACTCATACAAAATGAGTTTTTACAGAATATAATTTAGTCACCAATCCATTGCTCGCAGTTTAAAGAAACGAGTTTCTGGCAGCAGAATGGAGCATATGCCCCATTCTGCTGCCTGAAACTGCcttcaaaaatatttcactataggaaaaataaaatgtaaaacagtttctttttttccccttatatttttacaatgaagCATCAAACAGTTTTAATAACATTTCAATCACAAACTAACGAAAGTTGAGAACAAATgattagttttaaatttattttatttatatattttctgtttttgtaaaaCAATTCTCCAATGAAGAAATGACATTTCATATAGAACGAggaaacttaaaacaaaatatgatcAATGTTAAATTCTTAATAGCCTTAACTTGtgtttcttgttatatatataatgttattaacTTTTTACTAATGTCGAGTTGAGGATCCAATTTGAAAAAATGTCAGtgaaagaataatttttattgattaaaaagcAGTTTAAGTAGACAAAGGAAAGAAGTTGAAGtaggaaaaaaattatggaagGTATGTGAttgtttagaagaaaaaaatttgaagtgtatgtgtgtgtgtgtgtgtgtgtgtgtgtgtgtgtgtgtgtgtgtgtgtgtatgtgtgtagtagtagtagtagtagtagagcatATGCAATATTCAGGTGCCTTGTTTATTTCCTTTCTGAAATATGCTTGTAAAAAAATAGTAAGATGGTCATATAGTTTTCAGAAAGATTTCTCTTGCACttgtttcataaaaaatatacagtgtaACAGAGATTGAAAAGAAAGATTACTAGAGGGAAGCATAATATTATGCAATATGCAAGTTAGTCTAGAATAGAGGACAGAAATATGAGAAATGTACAAGTTTAGGCAAGGAAATGTTGCCATTGTATTGGGTTAAGTGCCTACATACACATTTTCTtgattaaatatcatatatttatatgtataatatatataattattgtaacaaaataaacttatttacaatgatttttttcaatgaattttgtacAGCATACACAACCACTATATACAGATATTGTTGCCATTCTCCTTATCACCATGCCCTGTTAAGAATCAAGGCAAAATATACCAGAGCACAACTGAATCTCAACAATAATTGATTAGTATAATGACAAATCCTTCTTCTCTCACACGCctcatatgtattatacatacattgaaagtATTTCATCCCAAAAGGGATTTTGTTTCTACCTGACATTCATTCACAGAAAACGggatggatgaaaaaaaaatgtgggggGTTGCagatctaataaaaaaaaaagtgggagggTTGAATCTTTTGACCTACaacataaatattaacataataaattttcatatatatatatatatatatatgtgtgtgtatatatgtgtatatatacatatatatataattatagtaacagacattaaataaaacaaatatatatatattgagaaaaatataaaacagatataaaaaatgtaatggaAGTTTATCCTGATGCTGGAATTTTAAGAAGCTAGATAGCAAATGTTCAAAGACTAATAGCCCAATTTGATGAGAAAAGTACTTAAAATAGCTTCTTAGgtttacaaacacactcacacatatgcacaaaaaaagttgttttttttaatgtgggATGGGGCATGGATATCATTTGCCTAGATTTCAATGTCTCCAGACTATTGAATCGGAAGACTTTTTggcaattgatttttaaaaaggtaaaaaacaTCAAAGAGGAAAATGTacacattaaaagaaagaaaatatcctaCAGCATTGAAGAGTTAAATAATCTGAAGCTagataaaattattagaaattaacAGTTGTGGAAAATTCTAGTATATAACCTAATAATTtggtattaattttttaaattcttttactgcAATTATCTTTGTTAAATTTAATCTATGTTCTGGGAAATCAATAGAGTAAAATGAAAGGatctaaattttgaaaaatacattcTGATTAGTTAGTTACAGAGCAACCAGTAAATGAGTACATCAGTTGTTTAGACTCAGACCAGCCTTGATcaagacattccaaccgtgatcatctgattatatatatatatatatatatatatatatatatatatatatctccaataTAGNNNNNNNNNNNNNNNNNNNNNNNNNNNNNNNNNNNNNNNNNNNNNNNNNNNNNNNNNNNNNNNNNNNNNNNNNNNNNNNNNNNNNNNNNNNNNNNNNNNNNNNNNNNNNNNNNNNNNNNNNNNNNNNNNNNNNNNNNNNNNNNNNNNNNNNNNNNNNNNNNNNNNNNNNNNNNNNNNNNNNNNNNNNNNNNNNNNNNNNNNNNNaaaaaaaaaaaaaaaaaaaaaactaaaataacctGGTCCCAACCCCACAGTACAATTTAAATAATGTGTAATATTGCCCCCTctcaaatcattattttattattacttagtGAAAATCAAATTCATTTGACTACTTTGCCTCCAATCAGAtaaaatttaattcatatatatgcatctgcaataaattcatatatttttctggaaatgtattaaatttcaaatcagaaaagtaagataataaaacatgtagcacacattacatatatatttgaataacacaGAAGTATGCACAAGTTTCTTACACTAACGAAGTCATATCTGGTTGCCCATCGGATCTCCATTTGATCATTCAGTAAATATATCTTTGCTATTTGGAATAACGTCACTATCAAATAATAGCTGTAGCTAACTCTCTCTGACTAGAATCAATGACTAATCACCTGGTTGTTTAAACTACAGCTACCAGTAGCAAAGTTTTTCTTCGGTGGGTTGTAACATTACAGGAATAATGCCGTGGAGAACAccagttaaaagaaaattaaacaaagtaTTTTAGttgcagtttttttgttttttttttaaacatggtactttttcttttccatttcatgtTTTGTTATACAAGAAATTTGTTGAGCTTATTTGAGAGCTTTACAATATaagattttatattaaaattcaaagctgagtatttttttttgtttttgttgttttcttcaatggttattggaaaagaaaaaaggtaaataGACAAATCAAACCCTGTGAAATGAATAATTNNNNNNNNNNaaaaaaaaaaaaaaaaaaaaaaaaaattaaataaagtacaaaaatatGACACCATATAAATCACAGCTTAGAGTAGGGGGGTAGTGAAATTTCAGGGATGGAGGGAAGAGCAATtatgatacttttttttaaatatttatctttagcTTTGACCAGACATTCAACATGCAATGTCCAAACAGCTATTCTTGTTTCTTCTTCAGACAACTTGCTTAAATACAAGCTTCTTTTCATCAATACAAGTTTTAATGTGATATTTTTTCAAcagaattctttattttcactatacacacaatatattttttttaaatcattccaCCCCAGAACTTTCCTTCTAATTATTGTTTGAATAAGCTTAAATAGCAAATTCTCAAATGCAACATTAAGGTTGTAATGAAGTAGTAGCCATATGAAATAAAATTGGCTAACGGACAGAGTGAGTCAAGAAATGAAGTCGTACTCATGATTGAtggttataaaaattataataaccaAGTGTTTCTCACAAAGTACTCATCATATTTATGTCTTGACTTGCCTTGCTTCTTGCAAAGGGAGTGGGGATAAAGAAAGTTTCAACACAACAAAATATAGAGAACATAAACACTTCCAGTTCTTATCTTCCCTCCCACCTAATGAGGTCGAACACAAAATTTACATTTGCTATAACGAGCAttcttttgtttagtttttttacataaatatgagCTCAATTTGAAAATTTAAGAATGTCCCAGTATCAGCATGAGGATTGCGCATATTTAATAATCTCAAACGTATTTTCTctttttgaattttaaatcattattaattaaccCCACTGTTTTGATGTCACCgataataaaattcataaatgtaagtATTGTATAGGCATCTACAGacccacacatgtacatactgcATATGGTAATGACTAATAAAGATTTTAGTAAAAAGTATTTTTTGAGTGAGAGTAAGTGAGCAAGCGTATAGTTAGGTGACAAGTAACTAGTATTTAACGAGAAGTTATAGCTGACAAAAATCATAGTATGACTGATAAgcggtatgaaaaaaaaaaaaaaaaaaaaggaacaattaCACAGATAGACGTGCTATGTATTGACATAGGATAGGGGGAGGGGTATTAAAGATGTGTTCGTCAAATAAAGAcagcatgttttttttgttttttttagctcttttataaatatgtgaccatatatttttgcttcatattttgtcattaaaaaaatttattttttttaataataaaaaaaaaaagcccaaagtTTCATTTATGTGAATGTCATTTAATGAAAGGaccaataacagtaacaataaaaaaagccaaatttttcatttttctgcatTTTGTAAAAAATAGACTTTAAGAGCAATCTTAGAGGAGAATGTGTATAAATTATGtgcatgttatatattatatgtataaatatgcccCACACAAACAAATGATAAATTGTGATAAAATACATAGATTCCctcatttcaaaaagaaaaaaaatactagtcATCAATAGTAAATCCAGATGATttagaaagaagtttgcttttttttttttttattattttctctcaatAATTTGCTAATATTTATtaactaggcacaaggccaatttTATTAGAGGTTATAGTTGATTGAAATGACCCCAATGGAGCTCACCTGGCTGTTAAGATACAAGCTTAGCAATCAGTGTCAATTTTTGCATTTCGTTACGATACCAGGTCACTGGAAATGACAATTTTAAATGTTCCAGCCACCTAAATGTAGAACAGGTACCATATGGAACACAAAGCACCAGGTTGCATGTACTTTGCTAAATTAATGTTACGTTAGTTTGCAGTGCAAAAATCCAAATCCTCCCATTAGAATGATCTGGAATCTCAATTTGAATTAATGTTTTCGAAATTGAAATGAAAGTGACCATATTTAGTTAATTGTGatggataaaaatgaaaataaattagttCTTAAAACATGACCTCGTAGAAACGGTCTTATATCCATGTCTGGAATTCAACTCTTTGTCCTTCTTTTTCAGCAGAAAGTAAGATAGATTGGATGTGTCAGCCAAAAATTCAATTAGGAATTATTGCCACTAGTGGAAATTAgctcaatgtgtgtatgtatgcattacacatacacgcacataactacatagatgcatatagacatgtataatatgcacatatacatacttatgaatAAGCCCTAAAGTGAAACAAAGTCCCAacattttataatacatacacattttcgtTAATTATAATGTGTATAAGTTTTAATTAATCTTAATACTGAAAATTAGAAGTAGAATAGAATTATTAAGAAGAATTTTTACTTTAATCAACATTGTATTTGAGTCACTATAAAATGTTCTATGGGTAACACCTATCAAATGCTGCTACACAATAAAACTTGACAATATCAAGCTGAATAttacagtttatttatttttcctaaggGTTTTTACAAAGACACAACCTAAAACAATAATGTTAGCAATTATAATTacctaaattttttttaattttacctaAATATGAAAACTGGtattagaaaaattatatatatatatatatatatatatatatatatatagttcataaagGCATTTGCATTTTGCCAAATAATGCTACATAAACTGTAGAAGTTAAATGTACTTTTTACAGTGCAAATAGTTtagtacaaacaatatatgaaggTTATAACTTCCTTTTGAATGTTTGCTATTGTACTGTTTATTCTAAGAGTTTCaaatctaataatatatttttttatctttttctttctttcttggaaTAAATTAAATTCGTAACTCTTTTGAAAAATCAGCACAATTTGAAGAAAAAGTGACAGCTTGACAATCTAACTTATATGGAAAACAATGAGCTTACAGTGACATTTAATCGATTACAATTGACTTCAATTCTGATTAAATTCAATTACACATACCTGTGTAGATAGGACACAAGGCACTGAAATAACTTAGCCCTAATCTTAGCAGAAAAAAGATTAAGATTAAAAAGATGACAGCATGTGAAAGAGCCCACAGCAGCATAAACTATAGGGGTTGggggaatatataatatatatatatatttacaatgataAAATTGTAGTTTgtgctttcctttttttaaaaaaaaaaaaaaaagttttcaggGGCCCATACAATGAAACTGGATTGAGGCAATTTTAGTAAATAGTATCTCTCCTTTGTTAAGATCCTTCATCagtgtgcatagatgtatgtgtgtatgtgtatgtgtgaaaacgGGAATCAAAAGACTGATCTTGGATGAGATGACAGCCATTAGCAACACTTGGAACAAtttaaccaaaacaaaaaaaaaattttttttttttaacttttatacacacaaaccacAGTTTTTCAGACAACTGTTgtaattaaaaattcaaattagaAGCAAAAAGTGTTGATGGgatggaataaaataattttttgtcttGCTTTGATTTTTTACCAAATAACAGgaaaatttgtgtatatgcacgtgtctaacgaatgcatatgtgtgtatttatatacacatatcaatatgtatgtatatatatatatttatttatatatgtgtgtgtgtgtgtgtgtgtgtgtgtgtgtgtttatgaatctagctatatgtagatatgtgcatgtgtgtctgcatatgtttgtgaataagttaatacaaaaatgaaaaagaatatgcCTGTggaatttgtttcatatttataagAACTTTTTATTACGTAATTTtgtatttaagaataaaaaacaaacaaaattcaacaaattttataaaatttgacaattttttttccttcccagaTTAAAATTGCCATCAGAGCTTTGATacaaggttttatttatttactttttttttaaatataattttgattttatttgtaaCTGTATAAAGATTCGAACCATAATTAGTAATTAACAgtaatttatggaattttttttgtttttaaataactatgctcttcatatttttattatatgtccTTGCCATTAAAaaccatttgaaataaaataaaatattaaactagACAGCAAGCAATAGAAAAATTTAacaattgttataataataatgataataacgaagTTAAAATCTTGAGATATCTTTCTAATGAAAAGCAAATCtagagagacaaagggagaaagaaaaaaaaagtgctacatttatttttgtaatcctTAAAGAGAAGGGGAATGGGGAGTCTGTGTCGCTGTGGTCGACAAAATCAGAGTCcatatcaaatttaatttttgttagattaaactgtattttttgtttttttttcttttaattaaaaaaaattttttttttaatatttccatgaTATAAGAGGAGCTCTTTGGCAGTCAGTTATCacaaaacaggaagagaaaataattttaatatatatatatatatatatacacatatatatacacacatatatatatacacatatatatcgatgtggcattgtttgttgttcatttttcttttttttaaagttttttatattttataatcattattagggTGGGTTGTATGTAAGACGAgcttctttgtttttcataccAAAGATATTCAGTTGCTGGAGTGGAGGCAAAGGATGCTAAAGAGAAAACAGAGCAGTAGTATTATCAATAATTACATTGGTAGCTGTAAATAGTTCTTCCAGTAGAAGTTACATTTAATAACTCCATCCAAGGCACTAACTGCATAGAAAAAGGACCctttttagtctttttttatttttcttttactgtcttttttttttttttcttcttgtgtatTTCCCAAGCTGGAAATTTGAATTTTCTgctttggttggttggttggattcAAGCTCTCTAATTCTTACCTCTGTTTATTTCATGAGATGGTGACAGAAATAGCATCAGATCCTGTTTAGTTTTATTTGGATTTCTCCATccatgtaattacacacacacacacacacatatatatatatatatatgtacatacatatacatatatatattcacacacacacacattttttttcccaATTATTTTGCCTCTGTCCTCCTCCAAATTATGCCATTACaagcataaaaagaaataaaattctgaattttaaaacaatttgacCTTGTATATCACAGCAATATCCACACTGGACACTGTTCAATATTAGGCTCAGCCTATTCATctccatgcacacacgcaaacacacaaatattctatatacatatgtacatatatgcacttgCATGTGAAAACGTGCACTTATACACACTCGGATACACATTCAACCAAACATACATGAAAACCATATTCAGTGGCTCTGATAATACAAGTGAATGTAGATGGTGTTCAAATCATCATAGTGGATCACACATTAACAATCTGCTGCCATCaagtacatatatagaaaatagttTTGTGGCTCTGTTGATGTttttgattacattttttttttctgtcagatatatataaactaggTTTTAGGGGGAGTTTaggtttgttattgttatatgaCAATTTTTATTCTctaagttttaataaataaacattacggCCAATAATGGCAACATTTTGAAAaggatttttttataattattttaaatttttttaaaacaaatattcaacATACCCTCAAACCACCTTAGTgctagagttatctcccttgctcattcgtccctttttttttctttttctctcgctatctctcagccatacacacgcacaccatcATACATGCAAAAATGTAGGCCCGCGGTCATAACAGCTCAAACTTTCTTGGCTTGGTTAAGTGGTAATGGGGATACAATAatggtaatatattttttttaactaactgGAATGGCATTGgcttataatttacatttttagaaaagtgtatgtacatgtcttgtgtgagcatgtatacatacacacatgcatacatataaatatatacacacatacaaacatgcatattgtctgtgtgtatgtgtgtatatatatttatatatacacatatttaaatggaAGAAACTTGATCCTTCCTTAATAACCTTTGGTTTAGATTCAGGGGAATTTGAAAAGTGATCCCTCAACCTAAAAGAAATTGGTCAGTAACATACTTTTGCTGATAGAAGATATTACAGGGACTCTactaattattttgaattaaattaaatattagattttggtaaataaaaaaaaaaaggtggggagggGTTAATCTCAGTagagattattttaaaatataaataacttagGGAAAATTATACACTTAATTTCGAAGAAAGATTTCCTAGTGTAATAGCAAATAATTACTGAAACtcaattttgattaatttaaaatagctacaataataatgaaaatataatgaaaaagaaaaaaagaactgatAAGTTATAACACCATCAGGTCTGGTGCTAAATTTCTATAAGTATCTGCATTATATTGTCTAAGTCTTCTAGAACATCTGTTCTACAATATGAACTGCACTGAGTGTTTATTAGTGATGTATAGGTAGGTGTCTCAGCTGTTGCTGAGGATGGTGATGTTGGAGAGGACAGGTTTGTGGTGGTCACACCTGGAAATGTATGCAAAACTTCCTCGGCACTAAGTGGTGTGAGCTTACTGCTCGAATTGGCCAGTGCCACAAAATCTACATCAAAGGGCGATAAATCAATatccccaaaaatgtcatcagCTTTTTGAAGTGGACTAGAAGGACTTGGGATCTGGGCAATGCTAACACTGCCTTCAAAAGTCGATAGCCTATCTAGTGAAGTCATAAGGGGGACAACAGAACTGGAGGAACTGTCCCCATTGACTGACCGAACAGTTGGCGATACAGCAATGTTAGTCTCTCCAGTCTCTGTCATGTCCATATGTTCAGATGTTGTATAGTCTAAAGGGCGAAGGCCAGTAATACTATTCACAATATCATGATTTCCTTTGTCCTGACTATCAGAAGAGTCAGTAGGTAGATGATCGAGAAAACAGTCAGAAGAATCCATATTGGTATAAGAGAAATTCGAATCCATCGAGGGCATCATTGGTATAGTGATGCCTTCATCATGCAACTCCTGTTCTATATGCTTTAAGGTATTTCGAATGAGGACATTCCGATAAAGTGGTGGCTCAACGCGCCGTTCTGGTATTGTGCATAACTTCTGCATTGTGATATTTAATATAGACTGACGTTGCTTGCCATAACATTGAAGATCCACAGAGGCTTCAAGGTCATCAAACTTTCGCTTCACTCCCATTGTATCTAGCTGCATATCACAACCTGCAACAATAAAATTGACAGAATTAGGAAGACGTAACAATGGTATCAAAGTGGTAAttcaaaattaatgaaatcaACACTACCTTgaaattttaatacaaaaattatCTAGCAGGGTAATCCAACACTAATACAGTAAATACAtttcatattaaattaaatattttcataattttaactACGTAAATTGAATTTTAAACATTAACTTATATTTCCTAGCAGATATcatgaaaggaaataaagaaaacatgaaaattgaGATATCGTCAGGTTGCCCTAcactcattaaccctttagcatttaaactggtcatacgTGGCGCAAATAGGACATAGGCTGTTTTATGGTCAGattagccagatctggcttcttacacctaccctaccaTGTCATTTTAAGAACATACAATCATATTATTGAACCTTTCAaagcaatattaataaataaataaataaataagcattacatttgacggagtaatctgaatgctaaaaggttaatttcTTTCTAAAAGAATGAGCAGAAAGAAACAGTAATTGAAGaataaattcttttaatactGGACCAAACTTCTAATTATTTGTAAGTAGGTAAACAGTTTAAACAGATCTGTGAAAAgctattttaatatgtatgtgtacaaatatccATTGCAGaaattatagatacatatgccTATCATCTTGGTGACGCTTTGGGCCAGGAGCCGTTACCAATATTCAAAATACTTTACTAATAGATGTTCAAGAAAACATGTAATGTTTCATCATTATATAATACAGATCGAAAATATTGCAAACATCCCCAATGTGTGAAGAGAATGTTAAACATTTGTTATATGGAAGCATACTGATTTAGGGCCCATTCAAAGTAAGAAAAAAGCACAAATGTCTCAAGTGAACAGAGAAACTTGGCAAATATAACTAAATAGTGCTAAATATTTGAACAGTTGGATTTACAAGAATGATGATGCAATAAATTTAGAAACCTCTTGAGAACTTCAGGTTATAGAAAATGTCATCAAGTCACTGAACAAAGAGGATTTCAACTTGGTGCAAATCATAATTCTTCTCTTGCTGATAAATTAAGTTACAATGGCTTAAAATAACACCCAtctcctcacacatacacacgcgtgtgtgcaaTCCCAGCAGTTTGGTTTAACAATCTGCTTCATGATGGGTTTGATAGTACTACTGCATAGTACTTTAGGCAAAAGTCTTCAACCATAGCCTTGAGTTGACTAATAATTTGTGACTGAAACTTAGTGGACAATAtagtgcagttgtgtgtgtgcgcttgttgCAGGCATTTTCTGTTTACATCAGTCAAAAACAACTAAGACAGAGACatagaattaaaagtaaatggATCCTTCAGTTTTGACAACTACATGCCCATTGAACAATAAGTGGAGGGAGGGGCTGAGTGTTCCAAGATATCTGTACACAATATAATTCTCTTTAACAGA
This region of Octopus bimaculoides isolate UCB-OBI-ISO-001 chromosome 6, ASM119413v2, whole genome shotgun sequence genomic DNA includes:
- the LOC106880064 gene encoding uncharacterized protein LOC106880064, producing the protein MQLDTMGVKRKFDDLEASVDLQCYGKQRQSILNITMQKLCTIPERRVEPPLYRNVLIRNTLKHIEQELHDEGITIPMMPSMDSNFSYTNMDSSDCFLDHLPTDSSDSQDKGNHDIVNSITGLRPLDYTTSEHMDMTETGETNIAVSPTVRSVNGDSSSSSVVPLMTSLDRLSTFEGSVSIAQIPSPSSPLQKADDIFGDIDLSPFDVDFVALANSSSKLTPLSAEEVLHTFPGVTTTNLSSPTSPSSATAETPTYTSLINTQCSSYCRTDVLEDLDNIMQILIEI